The sequence ACCAATAAGATTTTGTTTCTTGTCATCGAGTCCATTATATCGCAATCGACCCCCCTTTAGCCAGAAAAAAAAGCCCTCCGGCAAGAGCCGCAGGGCTTTAAAGTCAATTTTTCTTCCTGTTACTCTTCAGGACCGAAGAATACGAGAATCCCCACCTTCAGGTCCAGGTAGTTGGCATTGTCCTCGAAGAGATATTTTTCCGAATGATAATCGGCTTCTTTGTCCTTGACCGAGGCATAATTATACCCCGCTTCGATATAGATTCCGCCATAATCGGAAGTGTAATAAAGTAAGCCGGCGGATAAACTCCCCTTGAAGCCCGGGTCGTACGACAGCTCTCTCAAGCGGGTCCGGACCGGTCCCACCCAGGTGGCGAACTTCGGAAACAGCGCCCCGGCCGAGAGTTTGACATACGGTTCAAAATTCGATTCGCCGGTAAAGGCATATTTCAAATAAGCGCCGGCGTCATACAACCGATGATTCCGTTCATATATTTCCATCCCTAATTGACTGTATTGAAAATAGACCCCCAGGCAAAGCTTGTCGCTGAAATAGTACCCTCCGGCGCCTCCGAACGATATCCCGCTTTTTGCCCCCATCGAATCGCTCCAGTCCTTAATCGCTCCGGTCGGAAGCGAAAGCCCTCCGAATCCGGTAATCTCAAAATTGCGCCATTTCTCTTCTTCTTCCTCCTGGGAAAATGCGGAAACGGCTAAACTGAGGAATAACAGGGTGAGTAATATCAGCTTTGACTTCTTCATTTTATTCCCTCGAAAGTATGATAAATCTTCTCTTACCAACCTCTTTCCATTACATGCGACTTTATCTGTCAGCGGGGGCACCTTACCTTTTCCCTCGCCAATTCACTCCGGTTTTACACCCGGACGACAAAGTGAACTGGCAAATAATTATCCAAATGACGATTTGTCAATAGATTTGTCAAATTTAATCTGCCGCAAGCGGTTTAGCCATTGACGGTTTCACGGTCTCTGGCACAACCAATCATTCCCTTTTCATCAGGGGCTTCGGCATTGGTGTCAGGCGAAACATCCTACCTCCGACTTGATATTTCCGGCTCAAACTCAGGAAGAGCGAAGAAGAATGTCAAGACCGCCCGACCGACAATGAAATGACTGAGCAGGTCGGGGGGCTGGACCTACACGAGCTTTCGACACATCGGGTTCATTCCTCCCCCTTTGGACTCGGTGGGTAACGTCGGGTTAGTGTGTGAGCTAAACAACGTATATTATGACTTGGCATGATTTGACCCGCTCGATTCTTCTTGGCCAACACCACTAAGACCTGCAAACTGCCCCGC comes from Candidatus Zixiibacteriota bacterium and encodes:
- a CDS encoding outer membrane beta-barrel protein codes for the protein MKKSKLILLTLLFLSLAVSAFSQEEEEEKWRNFEITGFGGLSLPTGAIKDWSDSMGAKSGISFGGAGGYYFSDKLCLGVYFQYSQLGMEIYERNHRLYDAGAYLKYAFTGESNFEPYVKLSAGALFPKFATWVGPVRTRLRELSYDPGFKGSLSAGLLYYTSDYGGIYIEAGYNYASVKDKEADYHSEKYLFEDNANYLDLKVGILVFFGPEE